In the genome of Chryseobacterium arthrosphaerae, one region contains:
- a CDS encoding LytR/AlgR family response regulator transcription factor produces the protein MNCIIIDDEPLARAEMRSLIEENAKIDILGEFSNAPSALEFLKHNEADLIFLDIEMPMVTGLEFAEMLPKKSLIIFTTAYAQYALKSYELEAVDYLLKPIDPQRLEKAIDKAVLYTGLLAKDTVKNTVESNTADFLFIKAERRFYKISFSDIKFIEGLKDYVVIHTRQQKLITAMNLKTIHQKISGETFIRVSKSYVVNGDYIDSFDNHNIYIEDSEIPLGEVYRADFFTKFAGGLLNSD, from the coding sequence ATGAATTGTATAATAATAGATGATGAGCCTTTAGCAAGGGCTGAAATGAGATCACTGATCGAAGAGAATGCAAAAATTGATATTCTGGGTGAATTTTCAAATGCACCCTCTGCACTTGAGTTTTTGAAGCATAACGAAGCAGATCTCATTTTCCTCGATATCGAAATGCCAATGGTGACCGGCCTTGAGTTTGCAGAAATGCTTCCCAAGAAATCCCTGATTATTTTTACAACAGCCTATGCTCAATATGCCTTGAAAAGCTATGAACTGGAAGCGGTAGATTACCTGCTGAAGCCTATTGATCCTCAGAGGCTGGAGAAAGCTATTGATAAAGCAGTACTATATACCGGGCTTTTAGCCAAAGATACAGTAAAAAATACGGTAGAATCCAATACAGCAGATTTCCTATTCATTAAAGCGGAAAGAAGGTTTTATAAAATCAGCTTTTCAGATATCAAATTTATAGAAGGGCTTAAAGACTATGTCGTTATCCATACCCGGCAGCAGAAGCTGATCACTGCGATGAACCTGAAAACCATTCATCAGAAAATTTCCGGCGAAACCTTTATCAGGGTAAGTAAATCATACGTTGTGAATGGTGATTATATTGATTCATTTGATAATCATAATATCTATATAGAAGACTCCGAAATTCCGCTCGGTGAAGTTTACAGAGCAGACTTTTTCACAAAATTTGCCGGAGGTCTCCTGAACTCAGACTGA
- a CDS encoding deoxyguanosinetriphosphate triphosphohydrolase: MNLNQIFTNQRTGNNPHTKASRTDFQRDFDRIIFSSAFRRLQNKTQVFPLPGSVFVHNRLTHSLEVSSVGRSLGSIIGEFIAEDFNSELTEDSKNFYLYNLGNVIAAACLCHDVGNPAFGHSGEDAIASYFERNEKDLKSKFNEKEWADLVNFEGNANAIRVLAQQQQGKDAGGIQLTFSTLASIAKYPCEAVAKKKGIIHRKKFGFFQNEKEIFLEIAKGTQLIAENEEPYIFKRHPFVWLVEAADDICYNIIDMEDAHRLGIVSTSDCENLFFELVKSESNDIDRVKSKLASISNENEKISYLRAKAINALINKSLEIYKQNFETILEGNLDKGLLDIYKSENNALQDIESFSIEKIYNHKAVVEIENAGYNVMYELLDHFIPSILKPEEERKSYDKKALKLLPRQFVYDNGTDYQKVLGIIDFVSGMTDNYATDLYRKIKGIDIGMTV, encoded by the coding sequence ATGAATTTAAACCAGATTTTCACCAATCAACGTACAGGGAACAATCCACATACCAAAGCTTCAAGAACTGATTTTCAGAGGGATTTCGACAGAATTATCTTCTCTTCCGCATTCAGAAGACTGCAGAACAAAACCCAGGTTTTTCCTCTTCCGGGAAGTGTATTTGTGCACAACAGGCTGACGCATTCTTTGGAAGTATCTTCTGTGGGAAGAAGTTTAGGAAGTATTATCGGTGAATTTATTGCTGAGGATTTTAACAGTGAACTTACTGAAGATTCAAAGAATTTTTATTTATATAATTTAGGAAATGTAATTGCTGCTGCATGTCTCTGTCACGATGTAGGAAATCCGGCTTTCGGACATTCCGGGGAAGATGCCATTGCAAGCTATTTTGAAAGGAATGAAAAAGACCTGAAATCAAAATTCAATGAAAAGGAGTGGGCGGATCTTGTGAATTTTGAAGGAAATGCCAATGCGATCAGAGTCCTTGCTCAGCAGCAGCAGGGGAAAGATGCAGGTGGTATTCAGCTTACTTTTTCTACCCTGGCAAGCATCGCCAAATATCCGTGTGAAGCGGTTGCCAAGAAAAAAGGAATTATCCACAGGAAGAAATTCGGTTTTTTCCAGAATGAAAAAGAGATATTCCTTGAAATCGCTAAAGGAACCCAACTAATTGCTGAAAATGAAGAACCTTATATCTTCAAAAGACATCCGTTTGTATGGTTGGTAGAAGCCGCTGACGATATCTGCTATAATATTATTGATATGGAAGATGCCCACAGGTTAGGAATTGTATCTACTTCCGACTGTGAAAACCTTTTCTTCGAGCTGGTGAAATCAGAAAGCAATGATATAGACCGTGTGAAAAGCAAACTGGCTTCCATCTCCAATGAAAATGAAAAGATTTCTTATCTGAGGGCAAAAGCGATCAATGCCCTGATCAATAAATCGCTGGAGATTTACAAGCAGAATTTTGAAACCATCCTGGAAGGAAATCTGGATAAAGGACTTCTGGATATTTATAAATCTGAAAATAATGCTTTGCAGGACATAGAATCGTTTTCCATTGAAAAGATTTACAATCATAAAGCCGTTGTAGAAATTGAGAATGCCGGTTACAATGTAATGTATGAATTGCTGGATCATTTTATTCCTTCCATTCTTAAACCTGAAGAGGAAAGAAAGTCTTATGATAAAAAAGCATTGAAACTATTGCCAAGGCAGTTTGTGTATGATAATGGAACAGATTACCAGAAAGTTCTGGGGATCATTGATTTTGTTTCAGGAATGACAGATAACTACGCCACGGATCTCTACAGAAAGATCAAAGGAATCGATATCGGAATGACAGTGTAA
- a CDS encoding DMT family transporter has product MGRSYIFLALAIIFEIIATTFLKKSEEFSKLWPSVITVIGYACAFYFLSLTLRHIPVGITYAIWSGVGIVFITMIGIIAFRQVPDLPAIIGIALIVIGVIIINVFSKMGTH; this is encoded by the coding sequence ATGGGACGCAGTTATATTTTCCTTGCCTTAGCAATTATATTTGAAATCATAGCAACCACTTTTCTGAAGAAATCCGAAGAGTTTTCAAAACTGTGGCCATCTGTGATAACGGTAATAGGATATGCCTGTGCATTTTATTTTCTGAGCCTGACGCTCCGCCACATTCCGGTAGGAATTACCTATGCCATCTGGTCAGGAGTGGGCATTGTGTTTATCACCATGATCGGGATTATTGCTTTCAGGCAGGTTCCGGATCTGCCGGCCATTATCGGAATTGCACTGATTGTCATTGGAGTGATTATCATCAATGTTTTTTCAAAGATGGGTACGCACTAA
- a CDS encoding glycosyltransferase family 32 protein yields MAVPKQIFQTFKTKKLPLITRFHIWNMKRKNPEYLYFFYDDNDIEKFISEEFPPRYIKNYHKLTIGAAKADFFRYAILYKKGGIYLDIDSTITQPLRQLIKESDQAVISRERHENLYVQWALIFTKGHPFLKKVLELMLDNIENHRYPNDIHATTGPTVFSEAIRQALQEDPDIPYTLFDGIEFRGYLQFKYKLGKFFLYKNRSQHWKQLQTTQDIIA; encoded by the coding sequence ATGGCTGTACCCAAACAAATATTTCAGACCTTTAAAACAAAAAAGCTTCCATTGATTACAAGATTTCATATCTGGAATATGAAAAGAAAGAATCCTGAATATCTTTATTTTTTCTACGATGACAACGATATTGAGAAGTTTATCTCCGAAGAGTTTCCACCCCGATACATTAAAAACTACCATAAGCTGACCATCGGTGCGGCCAAAGCTGATTTTTTCAGATATGCCATCCTGTATAAAAAGGGAGGAATCTACCTGGATATTGACAGTACGATAACCCAACCTCTGAGACAACTGATAAAGGAAAGCGACCAGGCGGTCATCAGCAGGGAAAGACATGAAAATTTATATGTTCAGTGGGCACTTATCTTTACGAAAGGCCATCCGTTTTTAAAGAAAGTACTGGAACTGATGCTTGATAATATAGAAAATCATCGTTATCCCAATGATATACATGCCACTACAGGTCCTACCGTCTTCAGTGAAGCGATCAGACAGGCGTTACAGGAAGACCCGGATATTCCTTATACCCTTTTTGACGGTATTGAGTTCCGTGGATATTTACAGTTCAAGTATAAACTGGGAAAATTCTTTTTATACAAAAACAGGTCCCAACACTGGAAGCAGCTTCAGACTACTCAGGATATTATCGCTTAG
- a CDS encoding SPFH domain-containing protein: MGIYLAPVIIFGLIILFASFFVVKQETAAIIERFGKFQAVKHSGLHLKLPIIDQIAKRLNLRIQQLDVMIDTKTLDNVFIKMKISVQYQVIRNQVGDAYYRLENPENQITSFVFDVVRAEVPKLKLDDVFVRKDDIAVAVKSELQEAMNSYGYDIIKALVTDIDPDEQVKHAMNRINAAEREKTAAEYESEAQRIRIVAVAKAEAESKKLQGQGIADQRREIAKGLEESVRMLNNVDINSHEASALIVVTQHYDTLHSVGASNRSNLVLLPNSPTAASGMLNDLVVAMTTANTVGEATKGKYPDPPEKATGY; the protein is encoded by the coding sequence ATGGGGATTTATCTGGCGCCCGTTATCATCTTCGGGCTTATCATTCTATTCGCTTCTTTCTTTGTGGTAAAGCAGGAAACGGCAGCTATTATTGAACGCTTTGGGAAATTTCAGGCAGTAAAGCATTCAGGGCTTCATCTGAAGCTTCCGATCATTGATCAGATTGCCAAAAGACTCAATCTGAGAATCCAGCAGCTCGATGTAATGATCGATACCAAAACACTGGATAACGTTTTCATCAAAATGAAAATTTCAGTACAGTATCAGGTGATCAGAAACCAGGTTGGAGATGCCTATTACCGTTTGGAAAATCCGGAAAATCAGATCACTTCTTTTGTATTCGATGTGGTGCGTGCAGAAGTGCCGAAGCTGAAACTGGATGATGTCTTTGTAAGAAAGGACGATATTGCGGTAGCAGTGAAAAGTGAATTGCAGGAAGCCATGAACAGCTACGGATATGATATTATCAAAGCATTGGTAACCGATATTGATCCGGATGAGCAGGTGAAACATGCGATGAACAGGATCAATGCTGCCGAAAGAGAAAAAACAGCTGCAGAATATGAGTCTGAAGCCCAAAGGATCAGAATTGTAGCAGTGGCAAAAGCAGAAGCGGAATCCAAGAAACTACAGGGGCAGGGGATTGCCGACCAAAGAAGGGAAATTGCCAAAGGACTTGAAGAATCTGTAAGGATGCTGAATAATGTGGATATCAATTCGCATGAAGCTTCTGCGCTTATTGTGGTGACCCAGCATTATGATACTTTACACTCTGTGGGAGCCAGCAACAGAAGTAATCTTGTACTTCTTCCCAACTCACCTACGGCAGCAAGCGGAATGCTGAATGATCTGGTGGTCGCCATGACAACCGCCAATACTGTAGGGGAAGCCACCAAAGGAAAATACCCGGATCCGCCTGAAAAAGCAACAGGATATTGA
- a CDS encoding DUF4377 domain-containing protein, with protein sequence MKMIATILKGSVPALALFAMTQCTTTAGASAADEKTFIIGPQTADCTGVAPMKCLQVKETASGDWTNFYTNIEGFTYEPGYEYVLKVKTEKIANPPADGSSIKYTLVKQVSKTKKDTAAASEKTLIIGAQTVDCSAGAGRMKCMQVKEKASDSWENFYSNIEGFTYEPGYEYVLKVKTEKIANPPADASSIKYTLVEQVSKTKK encoded by the coding sequence ATGAAAATGATCGCAACAATTCTAAAAGGGTCAGTTCCCGCATTAGCATTATTCGCAATGACGCAATGTACAACTACTGCCGGGGCTTCCGCTGCTGATGAAAAAACTTTCATCATAGGACCGCAAACAGCAGACTGTACAGGGGTAGCTCCTATGAAATGTCTGCAGGTAAAAGAAACGGCTTCAGGAGACTGGACGAATTTCTATACCAACATCGAAGGGTTTACTTACGAACCTGGATATGAATATGTATTAAAAGTAAAAACAGAAAAAATTGCCAATCCGCCGGCTGACGGTTCTTCTATAAAGTATACTCTGGTAAAACAGGTTTCCAAAACGAAAAAAGATACTGCTGCTGCCAGTGAAAAAACACTTATTATAGGTGCACAGACTGTAGACTGCTCAGCAGGTGCAGGCCGTATGAAGTGCATGCAGGTGAAAGAAAAAGCTTCTGACAGCTGGGAGAATTTCTACAGCAATATCGAAGGATTTACTTATGAGCCCGGATATGAGTATGTATTGAAAGTGAAAACAGAAAAGATCGCCAATCCGCCGGCAGATGCATCTTCAATAAAATACACATTGGTAGAACAGGTTTCTAAGACAAAGAAATAA
- a CDS encoding YggS family pyridoxal phosphate-dependent enzyme → MKEDILHNLATINDRIKSACEKSGRNTGEVKLLLATKTVSAERIKIALDHGQTLIAENKVQELKEKYEALKDIPHENHFIGHLQTNKVKDTLKYNVTCVQSLDRLDLAEKLHQRLSAENRMIEVLIQVNTSNEESKFGIDPADAIEFIRKVSTFPTLKIKGLMTIGLFSAETEKVRKCFKILKNLQQEIIGENIPNVEMTELSMGMSGDLETAIEEGATIVRVGTAVFGARIYPDSYYWDEEKKQY, encoded by the coding sequence ATGAAAGAAGATATCCTCCACAATCTGGCTACCATCAATGACCGGATAAAGAGTGCCTGTGAAAAATCCGGAAGAAATACCGGAGAAGTAAAACTGTTGCTGGCCACCAAAACGGTTTCTGCTGAACGGATCAAAATCGCTTTAGATCACGGACAGACCTTAATTGCTGAAAATAAAGTACAGGAACTGAAGGAGAAATATGAAGCTTTAAAAGATATCCCTCATGAAAATCACTTCATCGGGCACCTGCAGACCAACAAAGTGAAAGATACCCTGAAATACAACGTCACCTGCGTTCAGTCTCTTGACCGGTTGGATTTAGCTGAAAAGTTACATCAGAGACTTTCTGCCGAAAACAGGATGATAGAGGTTTTAATTCAGGTGAACACTTCAAATGAAGAAAGTAAGTTTGGTATTGATCCCGCTGATGCCATTGAATTTATCCGGAAAGTCTCAACATTTCCAACATTAAAAATAAAAGGGTTAATGACCATCGGCCTTTTCAGTGCAGAAACAGAAAAAGTAAGGAAATGCTTTAAGATTCTGAAAAACCTGCAGCAGGAAATCATCGGGGAAAACATTCCTAATGTTGAAATGACCGAACTTTCTATGGGGATGAGCGGCGATCTGGAAACAGCTATTGAAGAGGGCGCTACCATTGTACGGGTGGGAACTGCTGTTTTTGGAGCAAGAATCTATCCGGACAGCTACTACTGGGATGAAGAAAAAAAACAATATTGA
- a CDS encoding sensor histidine kinase yields the protein MKYSSWKFKETAVMDFLVEGKYTFRRHLLFLVFFFFLLYSSRFWHGYSGIYQYYVLLFVYTILIAMVYINIYVLVPRFFFKTKYITYLVLLVLMGVVGLNIIGYGFKLFFVDFKVGAEHKGEKGGIYEGVLMCIPIILTTTTIKLLQKWISDNKKINELNNLTLNMELNELRNQINPHFLFNMLNNVKALIRTDPAKASVVIVKLSEFLRYQLYENSEEKTLLTSEIDFLSNFLNLEKIRRDQFSFDIITHLDKRALNSTFIPPNLFTTFVENAVKHSVDISGEGSYVKIEINIENKRLHFVCINSRHAGYTVPDKKNSGLGLANITRRLELLYNDTFELDIQSGDKEYIVNLKIPV from the coding sequence ATGAAGTACAGTTCCTGGAAATTTAAAGAGACAGCAGTAATGGATTTTCTGGTAGAAGGGAAGTATACCTTCCGGAGGCATTTGCTGTTTCTGGTATTCTTTTTCTTTTTGCTGTACAGTTCCAGATTCTGGCACGGATATTCAGGGATCTACCAGTATTATGTTCTGCTCTTTGTATACACTATCCTGATTGCCATGGTGTACATTAATATTTATGTGCTGGTTCCCCGGTTTTTCTTTAAGACAAAATACATTACTTACCTGGTATTGCTTGTTTTGATGGGAGTGGTCGGACTTAATATTATCGGATATGGTTTTAAGCTTTTTTTTGTTGATTTTAAGGTTGGAGCAGAGCATAAAGGAGAAAAGGGAGGAATCTATGAAGGAGTACTGATGTGTATTCCTATCATCCTTACAACAACAACCATAAAACTTTTGCAGAAGTGGATCAGCGATAATAAAAAAATCAACGAACTGAACAATCTTACACTGAATATGGAGCTGAATGAGCTCAGAAACCAGATCAATCCTCATTTTCTGTTTAATATGCTGAACAATGTGAAGGCGCTGATCCGGACAGATCCGGCAAAAGCTTCGGTGGTGATTGTGAAATTATCCGAATTTCTCAGGTATCAGCTGTACGAAAACAGTGAAGAAAAAACCTTACTGACTTCAGAAATCGATTTTCTGTCCAATTTTTTAAACCTTGAAAAGATAAGACGCGACCAGTTTTCATTTGATATCATTACCCACCTGGATAAAAGAGCGCTGAACAGTACTTTTATTCCCCCGAATTTATTTACTACTTTCGTTGAAAATGCCGTAAAGCACAGTGTAGATATCAGTGGGGAAGGATCTTATGTGAAAATAGAGATCAATATTGAAAATAAGCGGCTTCATTTCGTCTGTATCAATTCCAGGCATGCCGGCTATACGGTTCCGGATAAGAAAAACAGCGGCCTTGGGCTTGCCAATATTACCCGGCGACTGGAACTGCTTTATAATGATACCTTTGAACTGGATATACAGTCAGGAGATAAAGAATATATCGTCAACTTAAAAATTCCCGTGTGA
- a CDS encoding class I SAM-dependent methyltransferase, translated as MTDNTWLNRWDERYNSEQFAYGTEPNHYLKQQLEKIPPGCILFPAEGEGRNAVFAATKGWKVSAFDISTNGQRKALQLAGQHQVAIDYNVGELSALHYENEQFDAIALIYAHFPADVKSSIHQMLHQYLRRGGLVIFEAFSKKHLAYIAKNEKVGGPKDIGSLFSIEEIKADFPDYDVIELMETEIELHEGLFHNGTGSVIRFVGRKK; from the coding sequence ATGACAGATAATACATGGCTCAACAGATGGGATGAAAGATACAACAGCGAACAGTTTGCTTACGGAACAGAACCGAATCACTATCTGAAACAGCAGCTGGAAAAAATCCCGCCGGGTTGTATCCTGTTTCCCGCCGAAGGTGAAGGGCGGAATGCTGTTTTTGCCGCTACAAAAGGATGGAAAGTTTCTGCTTTTGATATCAGTACAAACGGACAAAGAAAAGCATTACAGCTTGCCGGGCAACATCAGGTAGCTATAGATTATAATGTAGGAGAACTGTCTGCTTTGCATTATGAGAATGAACAGTTTGACGCTATTGCGCTTATTTATGCTCATTTTCCTGCTGATGTAAAATCTTCCATACACCAAATGCTTCATCAGTATTTGCGCAGAGGCGGTCTTGTTATCTTTGAAGCTTTCAGTAAGAAGCACCTTGCGTATATTGCCAAAAACGAAAAGGTTGGCGGTCCTAAAGATATTGGCTCATTATTCTCCATCGAAGAAATCAAAGCTGATTTTCCGGATTATGATGTCATAGAGCTGATGGAAACTGAAATTGAACTTCATGAAGGACTGTTTCATAACGGAACCGGCTCTGTTATACGATTTGTAGGAAGAAAAAAATAA
- a CDS encoding AAA family ATPase — protein sequence MNLYNLIIQDKEPVNLNEVFLDTDNRDQLIQLIKEHTYIRELQEYGLPVNNKILLQGSSGCGKTMTAKAVANALGKNIIILNLSNIVSSRIGETSQNIKMIFDKAARERSVLFLDELDQIGKARGSDDKDVGEMRRLVNTLIQLIDYYPENALLLCATNHPEIIDTALLRRFQLKINYKMPSDEFLDTFYDQLLNRFPEDMRTIERKYSVSFAEAKDHALTAVKAALIKQLESRPIIQP from the coding sequence ATGAATTTATACAACCTTATTATTCAGGATAAAGAACCGGTCAACCTGAATGAAGTATTTCTCGATACAGATAACAGGGATCAGCTTATACAGCTTATCAAAGAACATACTTATATCAGGGAGCTTCAGGAATACGGGCTGCCGGTCAACAATAAGATTCTGCTTCAGGGAAGTTCAGGCTGCGGGAAGACAATGACGGCAAAAGCCGTTGCCAATGCTTTAGGAAAAAACATCATTATTCTGAATCTGAGCAATATTGTTTCATCCAGGATCGGGGAAACTTCCCAGAATATTAAAATGATCTTTGATAAAGCCGCGAGAGAGAGATCTGTACTTTTTCTTGACGAACTGGACCAGATCGGAAAAGCGAGGGGAAGTGATGACAAAGATGTAGGAGAAATGCGGAGACTGGTCAACACCCTTATTCAGCTGATTGATTATTATCCTGAAAATGCCCTTTTGCTCTGCGCTACCAATCACCCGGAAATCATAGATACTGCTTTATTGAGACGTTTTCAGCTGAAGATCAATTATAAAATGCCTTCTGATGAATTTCTTGACACTTTCTATGATCAATTGCTGAACCGCTTTCCTGAGGATATGAGAACAATTGAAAGAAAGTACTCTGTTTCGTTTGCGGAAGCAAAGGACCATGCTTTAACGGCTGTAAAGGCTGCTTTGATCAAACAACTGGAATCCAGACCAATAATTCAGCCATGA
- a CDS encoding DNA-formamidopyrimidine glycosylase family protein has product MPEGPSIILMKENLQPFVGQQVTEASGNAQFDKEPFVGQTLLEVRTFGKQTYLVFENAAIRIHLLMFGSYSIDEQTKPDKSLRLSLIFPKGGMYFYTCSVKAVEPEFLSSIDWEADVMSDQWNPEKAEQKLRSHPKMMVCDALMDQNIFSGVGNIIKNEVLFRIGVQPESLLGNLPAKKRKELIAEARNYSFDFLKWKREFVLKKHWLAHTRSICPVCGQKLIKKQTGKGKRRSFYCEKDQKLY; this is encoded by the coding sequence ATGCCTGAAGGTCCATCTATTATTTTAATGAAAGAAAACCTGCAGCCTTTTGTTGGTCAGCAGGTAACAGAAGCTTCAGGTAATGCCCAATTTGACAAAGAGCCATTCGTGGGTCAGACTTTGCTTGAGGTCCGTACTTTTGGGAAACAGACTTATCTTGTTTTTGAAAATGCTGCGATCAGGATTCATTTATTAATGTTTGGCTCTTACAGTATTGATGAACAGACCAAGCCTGATAAAAGCCTGCGTCTGTCGCTTATTTTCCCAAAAGGCGGAATGTATTTTTACACCTGCTCTGTCAAAGCCGTTGAACCTGAGTTTCTATCTTCTATCGATTGGGAAGCGGATGTCATGAGCGATCAGTGGAATCCTGAAAAAGCTGAACAGAAGCTCAGATCCCATCCCAAAATGATGGTTTGTGACGCCCTGATGGATCAGAATATATTTTCCGGCGTAGGGAATATCATTAAAAATGAAGTGCTTTTCAGAATCGGGGTTCAGCCGGAAAGTCTTCTGGGAAATCTTCCCGCCAAAAAGCGAAAAGAACTCATTGCCGAAGCCAGAAATTACAGTTTTGACTTTCTGAAATGGAAAAGGGAATTTGTTCTGAAAAAGCACTGGCTGGCTCACACCCGGTCAATATGCCCGGTCTGTGGGCAAAAACTGATCAAAAAACAAACGGGTAAAGGAAAAAGAAGAAGCTTCTATTGTGAAAAAGACCAGAAACTTTATTAA